The following are from one region of the Fastidiosipila sp. genome:
- a CDS encoding M20/M25/M40 family metallo-hydrolase: MEKRIEQAAERLAQAVRFPTVSHFSLDEMDLDVFSSFLSFLEKTYPLLHQKLERTLINGYSPVYRWPGKDSSRQPILFLAHYDVVPALEEGWTHEGPFSGVIADGRVWGRGSIDDKSSVIGLMETFELLLEEGFQPPRDLWLALGFDEEVNGRHGAQKIVSWFEEKGICFECVLDEGGAVSDGSMIGIKEPVAVIGLAEKASASYEFVFTGEEGHSSTPPAHTSLGYMAEFIYKAERHPMPARLTETVEKMLKSIAPYMPGIQGWILKKPRFFFPLLKGILLKNKQTAALLRSTFAFTMSSSGSAPNVLPKEAVCTANLRVLQGETTADVLQHLEKTTGVPCQVRPIAVEEPSRAASVDSAAYSHLVGVIGRVFPDAVVIPYLMAGGTDSRYYEDLADNVYRFQPLRLSEAELALMHGTDEHLAIDKLGKMMSFYRELIVTLN, from the coding sequence ATGGAAAAAAGAATTGAACAGGCGGCGGAGCGTCTGGCGCAAGCCGTGCGCTTTCCGACCGTTTCACATTTCAGCCTGGATGAGATGGATCTGGATGTATTCTCGTCTTTTCTAAGTTTCCTTGAAAAAACCTACCCCCTGTTGCACCAGAAACTGGAGCGCACCCTGATCAACGGCTACAGCCCGGTTTACCGCTGGCCCGGCAAGGACAGCAGCCGGCAGCCCATACTTTTTCTGGCCCACTATGACGTTGTCCCGGCCCTTGAGGAGGGATGGACCCACGAGGGGCCTTTTTCGGGCGTGATCGCCGACGGCAGGGTCTGGGGCCGCGGATCAATCGACGACAAGAGTTCGGTCATCGGCCTGATGGAAACTTTTGAGCTGCTGCTGGAGGAAGGTTTCCAGCCGCCGCGTGACCTGTGGCTGGCGCTGGGTTTTGACGAAGAGGTCAACGGACGCCACGGTGCCCAGAAGATCGTCAGCTGGTTTGAAGAAAAAGGAATCTGCTTTGAATGTGTCCTCGATGAGGGGGGCGCCGTCTCAGACGGATCCATGATCGGCATCAAGGAACCGGTTGCTGTCATTGGCCTGGCAGAGAAAGCCAGCGCCAGCTATGAGTTTGTTTTCACCGGCGAGGAAGGGCACTCCTCCACCCCTCCAGCCCACACCAGCCTGGGCTACATGGCGGAGTTCATCTATAAGGCGGAACGTCATCCCATGCCGGCCCGGCTGACAGAGACCGTTGAAAAGATGCTCAAAAGTATTGCGCCCTACATGCCGGGCATCCAGGGCTGGATCCTGAAAAAACCCAGGTTCTTTTTCCCTCTTCTCAAGGGCATCCTTCTGAAAAACAAGCAGACAGCTGCGCTCCTGCGCTCCACTTTTGCCTTTACCATGAGCTCCAGCGGCTCCGCCCCCAATGTGCTTCCCAAAGAAGCGGTTTGCACGGCCAATCTCCGGGTTTTGCAGGGTGAGACAACGGCTGACGTGTTGCAACACCTGGAAAAGACAACGGGTGTGCCGTGCCAGGTGCGGCCCATCGCAGTCGAGGAACCCTCCAGGGCGGCATCGGTCGACTCAGCTGCCTACAGCCATCTGGTCGGGGTCATCGGCCGGGTGTTCCCCGACGCAGTTGTTATCCCTTATCTGATGGCGGGGGGGACCGACAGCCGCTATTACGAAGACCTGGCGGACAATGTTTACCGCTTCCAGCCTCTCCGCCTGTCGGAGGCGGAGCTGGCCCTGATGCACGGGACGGACGAGCATCTGGCCATTGATAAGCTGGGCAAAATGATGTCCTTCTACAGGGAGCTGATCGTAACCCTCAACTAG
- a CDS encoding YfcC family protein produces MNRQSLRIGKRSYLISLGTLLVLMIVAGLLTLILPAGSYDRMVLDGREMIVEGSFRYTDKPFYPPYLWLTAPFEVLIGPGAEVVWVILIFLLFLGASFTLLLRGGMVERLMDRLMTRYASRKYMLLSAVSLFFMLFGACFGVFEELIVLVPFCLILARKMGWDSLIGLGMSLLSAGIGFGAAVFNPFTLGVAQKLAGLPLYSATPFRIAIFVTSFLLVQLFLRWYAKRIEKDPARSLVYREDGQLKAEENLTYPEGVNRALKIFSVFLLLIAAVLVASFFISFLSDISFPLIAVLFLAGSVISVLAARIMPVKEMGRALLAGLLGVAPAIALILMAMSIKQIVVRGGVMDTILFAAVSELGGMSPVMAIVWVWLLILALNFFIGSGSAKAFLVLPILLPIVDVTGLSRQLAVQAFIFGDGFSNLLYPTNAALMIGLGFSPVGYTKWFRWEILLQLGLALLSLAWLYLGYFIGL; encoded by the coding sequence ATGAATCGTCAGTCACTCCGTATCGGAAAGCGTTCCTATCTGATCTCGCTGGGCACCCTGCTTGTCCTCATGATCGTGGCGGGTCTGCTCACCCTGATTCTCCCCGCGGGCTCCTACGACCGGATGGTGCTTGACGGGCGGGAGATGATTGTGGAGGGATCTTTCCGCTACACGGATAAACCCTTTTATCCGCCTTATCTCTGGTTGACTGCTCCTTTTGAGGTCCTGATTGGCCCCGGTGCCGAAGTGGTCTGGGTCATTTTGATTTTTCTTCTTTTTTTGGGGGCAAGTTTCACCCTCCTTTTACGGGGCGGCATGGTAGAGCGGCTGATGGATCGGCTGATGACCCGCTACGCCTCAAGGAAATACATGCTCCTGTCTGCTGTCAGCCTGTTCTTTATGCTGTTCGGGGCCTGTTTCGGTGTTTTTGAAGAACTGATTGTCCTGGTTCCCTTCTGTTTGATCCTGGCCAGAAAAATGGGCTGGGACTCCCTGATTGGCTTGGGCATGAGCCTCCTTTCCGCCGGGATTGGCTTCGGGGCGGCCGTCTTCAACCCCTTCACCCTGGGCGTGGCACAAAAACTTGCCGGCTTGCCCCTTTATTCGGCTACCCCCTTCCGGATTGCCATTTTTGTCACCTCCTTCCTTCTGGTCCAGTTATTCCTTAGGTGGTACGCCAAACGCATCGAGAAGGATCCTGCCCGGTCCCTTGTTTACCGTGAAGACGGGCAACTGAAAGCGGAAGAAAACTTGACATACCCGGAAGGAGTCAACCGGGCCCTGAAGATCTTTTCGGTCTTCCTTCTCCTGATCGCTGCTGTCCTGGTCGCCTCATTTTTCATCAGCTTCCTGTCAGATATCAGTTTCCCGCTGATTGCGGTTCTTTTTCTGGCCGGATCAGTGATCAGCGTCCTGGCCGCCCGGATCATGCCGGTCAAGGAAATGGGGAGGGCGCTGCTGGCCGGACTTCTGGGAGTGGCGCCGGCCATCGCCCTGATCCTGATGGCGATGAGCATCAAACAGATTGTTGTCCGGGGCGGTGTCATGGATACCATTCTCTTTGCCGCTGTCAGCGAACTTGGGGGAATGAGTCCTGTCATGGCCATTGTCTGGGTCTGGCTGCTTATCCTGGCTCTCAATTTCTTTATCGGATCGGGCTCAGCCAAGGCCTTCCTGGTTCTGCCTATCCTCTTGCCCATCGTTGATGTGACCGGCCTGTCACGGCAGCTGGCTGTCCAGGCCTTCATCTTCGGCGACGGCTTTTCAAATCTGCTCTACCCGACCAATGCGGCCCTGATGATTGGCCTGGGATTTTCCCCTGTTGGCTACACCAAGTGGTTCCGCTGGGAAATTTTACTGCAGCTGGGTCTGGCCCTGCTCAGTCTGGCCTGGCTCTATCTGGGCTATTTCATCGGACTTTGA
- a CDS encoding FAD:protein FMN transferase, whose protein sequence is MKRKGLFLFLIFFLCSLIAACTGPGKEDKGPQKYEAEFVGLFDTLTRVMGYADSQDAFKSTVQALKDDLEVYHQLYDIYHAYPGRVNIRTLNEKAGQGPVEVDPKIIGLLLFSREAYDQTDGRVNIALGAVTGIWHRYRQEGIDDPQAARLPGRDLLEEAARHSSIDDLIIDQVRSTVELKDPRMSLDVGAVAKGYAVEQAALAAEARGVKHLLISVGGNVRAIGARNDRGEPWRVGIENPDYAVDDYLAIVKADSLSVVTSGVYERFYLVDGKSYHHIIDPDTLFPENRYLSVSVITPDSGLADVLSTALFNLDLEEGKKLIESLDRTEALWCMPDGSLIESSGFSAFIEE, encoded by the coding sequence ATGAAACGTAAGGGACTTTTCCTTTTTTTGATATTTTTCCTTTGTTCCCTGATAGCCGCCTGCACCGGGCCGGGGAAGGAGGACAAGGGACCCCAAAAATATGAAGCCGAATTCGTCGGCCTTTTCGATACCCTGACCCGGGTCATGGGCTACGCCGACAGCCAGGATGCATTCAAGTCGACCGTCCAGGCCTTGAAGGACGATCTTGAAGTCTACCACCAGCTTTATGACATTTATCATGCCTACCCCGGCCGGGTCAACATCAGGACCCTGAATGAGAAAGCCGGCCAGGGCCCGGTCGAGGTTGATCCGAAAATCATCGGCCTGCTCCTGTTTTCCAGGGAGGCTTATGACCAAACGGACGGCCGTGTCAACATCGCCTTGGGCGCGGTGACCGGGATCTGGCACCGCTACCGCCAGGAGGGCATCGATGATCCCCAGGCAGCCCGGCTGCCCGGCAGGGATCTCCTGGAGGAGGCGGCGCGGCATAGCTCCATTGATGACCTGATCATTGATCAGGTCCGCTCCACGGTGGAACTGAAAGATCCCCGGATGAGCCTGGATGTGGGGGCGGTGGCCAAGGGCTATGCGGTGGAGCAGGCAGCCCTGGCGGCTGAGGCCCGCGGCGTCAAGCACCTTCTGATCTCCGTCGGCGGCAACGTTCGGGCCATCGGAGCCCGCAATGACCGGGGCGAACCCTGGCGGGTCGGCATCGAGAATCCCGATTATGCCGTGGATGATTACCTGGCCATCGTCAAGGCCGATTCCCTGTCTGTGGTAACAAGCGGCGTCTACGAGCGCTTTTACCTGGTGGATGGTAAATCCTACCATCACATCATTGACCCTGATACCCTTTTCCCGGAAAACAGGTACCTGTCTGTCTCCGTCATCACCCCGGATTCCGGCCTGGCCGACGTCCTTTCGACAGCCCTTTTCAACCTGGATTTGGAGGAAGGGAAAAAACTGATCGAGAGTCTGGACCGGACCGAAGCGCTCTGGTGCATGCCGGACGGCAGCCTGATCGAAAGCAGCGGATTTTCAGCCTTTATAGAAGAATAA
- a CDS encoding DMT family transporter codes for MFHLISFLTGALLSVMILINGRLTERIGLYQATAVIHLAGVLFSLFASWLRKEKPLPRSRSPWWFYLGGVIGVYTALANNFAFGKITLTSIVALGLLGQTMASLVIDTTGWLGMTRRPFRKSTLIGLVFCFAGIGIMLDHSVLEAVLAVWMSFGTGISIVISRSINARLAERIGPLPGSFVNHLTGLPVAYALVLLTAKNQPPVSYPGGPQSWVYLGGVLGVVAVMLFNILVPRISQFHLTVLSFVGQVFTGFFIDLFVGGFAADASFWGGLLIAAGIALNLGLEYKASRKAGPSPSS; via the coding sequence GTGTTTCATCTGATTTCTTTTCTGACAGGCGCCCTGCTGTCCGTCATGATCCTGATCAACGGCCGTTTAACCGAGCGGATCGGCTTGTATCAGGCAACGGCCGTCATTCATCTGGCAGGGGTCCTCTTCTCCTTATTTGCCTCCTGGCTCCGAAAAGAGAAACCGCTCCCGCGCTCGCGGTCACCATGGTGGTTTTACCTGGGCGGCGTCATCGGTGTTTACACCGCTCTGGCCAACAACTTTGCCTTTGGCAAAATCACCCTGACCAGTATCGTGGCCCTGGGCCTGCTCGGCCAGACCATGGCCTCGCTCGTTATCGACACGACAGGCTGGCTGGGAATGACCCGGCGGCCCTTTCGCAAATCGACCCTGATCGGCCTTGTCTTTTGTTTCGCCGGCATCGGGATCATGCTGGACCACTCCGTCCTGGAAGCTGTTTTGGCCGTCTGGATGTCTTTCGGCACCGGGATCTCCATCGTCATCTCCCGATCCATCAACGCCCGCCTGGCAGAACGGATCGGTCCGCTTCCCGGATCCTTTGTCAACCACCTGACAGGACTTCCAGTCGCTTACGCCCTGGTTCTTCTGACCGCAAAAAACCAGCCGCCTGTCTCTTATCCGGGAGGCCCGCAATCCTGGGTATATCTGGGAGGGGTGCTGGGTGTTGTTGCCGTCATGCTCTTCAATATCCTGGTCCCCAGAATTTCGCAGTTTCACCTGACGGTTCTGTCTTTCGTGGGGCAGGTTTTCACCGGCTTTTTCATTGATCTTTTCGTGGGCGGCTTTGCAGCCGATGCCTCCTTCTGGGGTGGCCTCCTGATTGCGGCCGGAATTGCCCTCAATCTGGGTCTCGAATACAAAGCCTCCCGTAAAGCGGGGCCGTCCCCCTCTAGTTGA
- a CDS encoding Gx transporter family protein, giving the protein MLVSLALVLALVERWIPLELIVPVPGLKLGLANIVTLVALMRLHVTDALAILLVRIMIMSAITGITTMLFSLGGGLLALVVMWLLSFLEGRSLSVIGMSMAGAAAHNIGQVGVASLVLAEPLLLVTYLPPLLITGLLTGVLTGAAAGPVIRNLTALPLPQHKEEAS; this is encoded by the coding sequence ATGTTGGTATCCCTGGCCCTGGTCCTGGCCCTGGTTGAACGTTGGATTCCGCTGGAATTGATCGTCCCGGTTCCCGGTTTGAAGCTGGGTCTGGCCAACATCGTCACCCTGGTTGCCCTGATGCGGCTGCATGTGACAGACGCCCTTGCCATCCTGCTGGTTCGGATCATGATTATGAGCGCCATCACAGGGATTACCACCATGCTTTTTTCCTTGGGAGGAGGCCTGCTGGCCCTTGTGGTCATGTGGCTTCTGAGTTTTCTGGAGGGCAGGTCGCTTTCGGTCATCGGCATGAGCATGGCCGGGGCCGCGGCCCACAATATCGGCCAGGTAGGTGTCGCAAGCCTGGTTCTGGCAGAACCCCTGCTCCTTGTGACCTATTTGCCGCCCCTGCTGATCACGGGCCTGCTGACAGGAGTCCTGACCGGTGCTGCCGCGGGTCCGGTTATCCGCAATCTGACAGCACTTCCCCTGCCGCAGCATAAGGAAGAAGCCAGCTAA
- a CDS encoding epoxyqueuosine reductase QueH gives MTDVPDFKKLLLHACCGPCAMWPLERLLERGADVSLLFYNPNIHPQLEWERRLDNALKVADHYGVPLITQGCSLPGEWQKRANDGQERCRYCYRVRFSGLAKEAAARGFDAISSTLLVSPYQNREQMLQEGRRASASHGMTFLACDWRDGYRKGQALARDLGLYRQKYCGCVVSLEKSTYLESILKDHQSLIP, from the coding sequence ATGACTGACGTCCCTGATTTCAAAAAGCTCCTGCTTCACGCCTGCTGCGGTCCCTGCGCCATGTGGCCGCTTGAGCGCCTTTTGGAAAGAGGCGCTGATGTATCCCTTTTATTTTATAATCCCAACATTCATCCGCAGCTTGAATGGGAGCGCCGTTTGGACAATGCGCTCAAAGTGGCGGATCATTATGGGGTTCCCCTGATCACTCAGGGCTGCTCCCTGCCCGGGGAATGGCAAAAACGGGCCAATGACGGGCAGGAACGTTGCCGATACTGCTATCGGGTGAGATTCTCGGGGCTTGCGAAAGAGGCGGCAGCGCGGGGATTTGATGCCATCAGTTCGACTCTGCTGGTCAGCCCCTATCAGAATCGGGAACAGATGCTGCAGGAGGGCCGTCGTGCTTCTGCCAGCCACGGAATGACCTTCCTTGCCTGTGACTGGCGGGATGGGTACCGCAAGGGCCAGGCCCTGGCGCGTGACCTGGGTCTTTACAGGCAAAAATACTGTGGCTGTGTGGTCTCACTGGAGAAATCCACCTACCTCGAATCCATCCTGAAGGATCATCAAAGCTTGATCCCTTAA
- the ruvB gene encoding Holliday junction branch migration DNA helicase RuvB gives MREDDDGCFEEERVLSRKALSDETDEPQLRPRRWGEYFGQEKVKANLGIAIEAAKARGESLDHILLYGPPGLGKTTLAGIIAHELGVEMRITSGPAIERQGDLAAILTNLQEHDVLFIDEIHRLNRTVEEILYPAMEDYALDILIGKGPSARSIRLDLPRFTLIGATTRAGLLTSPLRDRFGLIQRLDLYQPSEISQILNRYAALLGVGIDDHGLRELSGRCRGTPRVAIRLLRRMRDYAQVRGDNVVNRAICEMGLSALEIDSIGLDGNDRLIMRVMAEMYDGGPVGLDTLAASTGEDAVTIEDIYEPYLMQIGFIAKTPRGRILTRGGFDHLGLPYVERNARNLGDAGQVSLQEIMESGQRDGALADD, from the coding sequence ATGAGGGAAGATGATGACGGCTGTTTTGAGGAAGAGCGCGTTTTATCACGGAAAGCGCTGAGCGATGAAACAGATGAGCCGCAGCTCAGGCCGCGCCGATGGGGCGAATACTTCGGCCAGGAAAAGGTCAAGGCCAATCTCGGCATCGCCATTGAGGCTGCGAAAGCGCGCGGGGAGTCTCTGGACCACATCCTGCTTTACGGCCCTCCCGGCCTGGGAAAGACAACCCTGGCGGGTATCATCGCCCATGAACTCGGGGTTGAGATGCGCATCACCTCGGGGCCTGCCATCGAACGCCAGGGCGACCTGGCGGCCATTCTGACCAATCTCCAGGAACACGATGTTCTTTTCATCGATGAAATCCATCGGCTGAACCGGACGGTGGAGGAAATCCTTTACCCCGCTATGGAAGACTACGCCCTTGACATCCTGATCGGCAAAGGGCCATCCGCCCGTTCCATCAGGCTGGACCTGCCCCGCTTTACCCTGATCGGGGCGACGACAAGGGCGGGACTGCTCACGTCGCCGTTGCGCGACCGCTTTGGCCTGATCCAACGCCTCGACCTCTACCAGCCTTCCGAGATTTCACAAATTCTCAACCGCTACGCCGCCCTGCTCGGAGTGGGCATTGACGATCATGGTCTGCGTGAGCTGTCCGGCCGCTGCCGCGGAACTCCGCGTGTCGCCATCCGGCTCTTGCGCCGCATGCGCGACTATGCTCAGGTCAGGGGTGACAACGTCGTCAACCGGGCCATCTGTGAAATGGGTCTGTCAGCGCTGGAGATCGACTCCATCGGCCTGGACGGAAATGACCGGCTGATCATGCGGGTCATGGCCGAAATGTATGACGGAGGACCGGTCGGCCTGGATACTCTGGCGGCATCAACGGGAGAGGACGCAGTGACCATTGAGGACATCTACGAGCCCTACCTGATGCAAATTGGTTTCATCGCGAAAACACCGCGCGGCAGGATTTTGACCCGGGGCGGTTTCGATCATCTGGGTCTCCCTTACGTCGAACGGAATGCCAGAAATTTGGGCGATGCCGGACAGGTTTCATTGCAGGAAATCATGGAGTCCGGACAAAGAGACGGAGCCCTGGCAGATGACTGA
- a CDS encoding fibronectin/fibrinogen-binding protein → MDGITAQAMAPELDRLLSGSLVDRISMSDRNTLHLALFTVRKSKFNLTLSAAAARPTLILSTDSSPQGLNPPPSFAMFLRKHLRRARIDSITTPPWERIFNVNFSALDELGDPVNLRLIFECMPRTANLVLVNSQDVILAVLRPVDHSVNRFREMLPAHPYIPPPVQDRLNPTECASLETDSLLGELTDSQLSGRALAGRVAGFSPILGQEVISRAGPGASREQVAEALRILCLEIAAGHYCPAVYYDGPWGNPLAAHAVRLSHLPVQVLYDDTYKAVADYSQAVAAIDRFRQRQQAITKTMEAHLKRTQKKRQLHEADVATGKEAASDRLMGELILAWIHTIPPGTQGLTLDNYRDPGKQVYCPLNPRLSPAENANLYFRKAKRKERKLGSARRFLQEDLDELAWLESLLAAAGYAETGEDLLAVEREYHQRSAAEKTSISEAPPAAGMPGKPASKKRRQQPGGPAGRKTKKTLEKQESLPGPRLFRSADGFLIASGRNNLQNDQLLRKAGRDDLWFHVKNFAGSHVILSKDGRPLTPLAIEEAAAVAAWYSGAGRGGGAVEVDYCPVRQVKKIPGTRPGKVTYSDYKTLYIKPADPSHLKIT, encoded by the coding sequence ATGGATGGAATTACTGCACAAGCCATGGCACCCGAACTCGACAGGCTGCTGTCGGGCTCCCTTGTTGACCGGATTTCCATGAGCGACCGCAACACCCTCCACCTGGCCCTTTTCACAGTCAGAAAAAGCAAATTCAACCTGACCCTCAGCGCGGCCGCCGCCCGGCCCACCCTCATCCTTTCAACCGATTCCTCACCGCAAGGATTGAATCCGCCCCCATCCTTTGCCATGTTTCTGCGCAAGCACCTGCGGAGGGCGAGAATCGATTCCATCACCACCCCGCCCTGGGAGCGCATCTTCAACGTCAACTTTTCGGCTCTCGACGAACTGGGTGATCCCGTCAATCTGCGGCTCATTTTCGAATGCATGCCCCGAACGGCCAATCTGGTACTGGTGAACAGCCAGGACGTGATCCTGGCAGTCCTGCGCCCTGTTGATCACAGTGTCAACCGTTTCAGGGAAATGCTTCCCGCCCATCCCTACATCCCCCCGCCTGTCCAGGACAGGCTGAATCCCACTGAATGTGCCAGTCTGGAAACAGACAGCCTGCTGGGGGAATTGACGGACAGTCAACTGTCCGGCCGGGCCCTGGCAGGCCGGGTAGCAGGATTTTCACCCATCCTGGGCCAGGAAGTGATCTCAAGGGCAGGCCCGGGCGCATCCCGTGAACAAGTGGCTGAAGCCCTTCGCATCCTCTGCCTTGAAATCGCCGCAGGCCATTATTGCCCCGCCGTCTATTACGACGGGCCCTGGGGAAACCCCCTTGCAGCCCATGCAGTCAGGCTCTCCCATCTTCCCGTCCAGGTCCTTTATGACGACACCTACAAGGCTGTGGCAGACTACAGCCAGGCAGTTGCCGCCATCGACCGCTTCCGCCAAAGGCAACAGGCCATCACCAAAACCATGGAGGCGCATCTCAAGCGCACGCAGAAAAAGAGACAGCTCCACGAAGCCGATGTGGCAACCGGAAAAGAGGCCGCAAGCGACCGTCTCATGGGAGAACTGATCCTTGCCTGGATCCACACCATCCCCCCCGGCACCCAGGGTCTGACCCTGGACAACTACCGGGATCCGGGGAAGCAGGTATACTGTCCCCTGAATCCCCGCCTGTCGCCCGCTGAAAACGCCAACCTCTATTTTAGGAAAGCCAAGCGGAAAGAACGTAAACTCGGGTCGGCCCGGCGTTTTCTCCAGGAAGACCTGGACGAACTGGCCTGGCTGGAATCCCTCCTGGCAGCTGCGGGCTATGCAGAAACCGGGGAGGATCTCCTGGCAGTCGAGCGCGAATACCATCAGCGTTCGGCAGCAGAGAAAACCAGCATCAGTGAAGCGCCACCGGCAGCTGGTATGCCCGGCAAACCAGCATCAAAAAAGAGACGGCAGCAACCGGGCGGACCAGCCGGCAGGAAAACCAAAAAGACCTTGGAAAAGCAAGAAAGCCTGCCCGGTCCCCGGCTCTTTCGATCCGCTGACGGTTTTCTCATTGCCAGCGGCCGCAACAACCTGCAAAACGATCAGCTCCTCAGGAAAGCCGGGCGCGATGATCTATGGTTTCACGTCAAAAACTTTGCCGGCTCACACGTCATCCTGTCAAAAGACGGCCGCCCATTGACTCCTCTGGCCATCGAAGAGGCCGCGGCTGTGGCCGCCTGGTATTCAGGAGCAGGGAGAGGAGGGGGTGCTGTGGAAGTCGACTATTGTCCCGTCCGGCAGGTCAAAAAGATCCCCGGCACCCGACCCGGCAAGGTCACCTACAGCGACTACAAGACCCTTTACATCAAACCGGCTGACCCCTCACACCTGAAAATCACCTGA
- the ruvA gene encoding Holliday junction branch migration protein RuvA, with protein sequence MIASITGRIVKKAEEFIILEQGGIGFQIEMAPGLIASLPPAGQTVTLHTHLHVRENEMGLFGFFNEEEKNLFILVQTVSGVGPKLALQVVGTLSPDAFALAILQGDADRLTRVKGIGKKGAARMILELTDKLKKTGVEISETRQLPGAPPASQAGGIAGETVAALMVLGYSNAEALDAVRRAGHDESDTVESLLRRALSRMAAV encoded by the coding sequence ATGATTGCCAGCATTACAGGCCGGATTGTCAAAAAAGCGGAGGAATTCATCATCCTTGAGCAGGGGGGGATCGGTTTTCAGATAGAAATGGCGCCCGGCCTGATCGCTTCACTGCCCCCGGCAGGCCAGACAGTGACTCTCCACACCCATCTCCATGTCCGCGAGAATGAGATGGGCCTGTTTGGATTCTTCAATGAGGAAGAGAAGAATTTGTTTATCCTGGTTCAGACGGTCAGCGGTGTCGGCCCCAAACTGGCTTTACAAGTGGTAGGCACCCTGAGCCCGGATGCTTTTGCCCTGGCCATTCTGCAGGGCGACGCCGACCGCCTGACCCGTGTCAAGGGGATCGGGAAAAAAGGCGCGGCGCGAATGATTCTGGAATTGACCGATAAACTGAAAAAAACGGGGGTGGAAATTTCCGAAACGAGGCAGCTTCCGGGTGCGCCCCCCGCCTCTCAGGCAGGAGGGATTGCCGGCGAGACAGTGGCTGCCCTGATGGTGCTGGGCTATAGCAATGCAGAAGCCCTGGATGCCGTCCGGCGGGCGGGCCATGATGAATCCGACACGGTTGAAAGCCTCCTGCGCCGTGCCCTGTCCCGGATGGCCGCGGTCTAG